The Argentina anserina chromosome 3, drPotAnse1.1, whole genome shotgun sequence genome includes a region encoding these proteins:
- the LOC126786658 gene encoding receptor-like protein EIX2: MASNKTSFRPLLPVFLILLTEYVLLTVSLANSSDLACFEEDRKALVEFKQSLDDRVPRLSSWKGEDCCNWTRVRCSNQTGHVIELDLSNVCGEESDNAATGAPMSACLGGELSPSLVNLTHLEYLNLSGRTIRGIPIPSFIGSLKKLRYLDLSHSGFVGMVPPHLGNLSELIYLDLSTTYSDMWVSDLRWLSGLSSLRFLGLEMLNLSQATDHWVHAINTLPSLLELHFSFCELHGSLPQSLPHLNLTSLLVIDLSSNEFQSSLPQWLFNISTLVTVDFSSTGFTGSIPDVSLLKDLETLELQRNSLSGPFPTSIGNLLHLQSLHLSENSISGSLPASIGNLVQLEIMDLSKNKLSGPLPTSIGNIFHLDSLDLSENSISGSLPISIGNLLQLRTLDLSQNTISGPLPASIGNLVQLETLKLSKNKLSGPLPMSVGNLSHLNSLDLSSNMINGSIPTSIGQLTKLTTLNLLSNHWEGTISESHFENLTRLADLKLSSKSLVFNVSQEWIPSFNTSFITIQDCQFVSPTFPAWLRSQFIAYIVLSNVGISDTIPEWFWRNSPHMSWLDLSNNQLRGKLPNLKHFEAYVNLKNNYLEGSVPLWPNVTYLKLGGNRFSGTIPSNIGQEMLKLISLDLSRNSLSGSIPRSLTKLKSLTSIDLSRNYLSGSIPKNWNGSGVETIDFSNNNLSGQFPPNLCSQQPSLFWLRLSNNNLSGDLGSSLQNCQNLYTLDLGGNKFSGVIPQWIGQDLQSLHLLLLGENKFTGSIPHQLCALSRLHALDLSHNKLSGSIPRCLGNLTQLTNSGGMPQPFPSLEDTPDMEPWHIDLDPKGVEYEYTTILPLVNTIDLSGNNLSGEIPEEMRSLSTLGSLNLSRNILTGKIPKDMGSLKQLQTLDLSCNHIHGSIPTSMTYMTSLSKMNLSYNDLSGPIPSTNQFHTFNDPSLFEGNLGLCGAPLPTQCSTSPNGNPEVEEDEDEEGGSEKIWFYVIAAMGFILGFWAVFGSLVLKRSWRHAYFKLVDKMKDRLVVVITLKWMACLQRMTKQERQQ; the protein is encoded by the coding sequence ATGGCTAGCAACAAAACCAGCTTTCGACCTCTTTTACCTGTTTTCCTTATTTTGTTAACTGAATATGTTCTCTTAACAGTCAGTTTGGCCAACTCATCAGATTTGGCTTGCTTTGAAGAGGATAGGAAAGCACTTGTTGAATTCAAACAAAGTCTTGATGATCGTGTACCCCGACTTTCTTCTTGGAAAGGGGAAGACTGCTGCAACTGGACGCGCGTCCGCTGCAGCAACCAAACAGGCCATGTTATCGAGCTTGACCTTAGCAACGTCTGTGGTGAAGAAAGTGATAATGCAGCAACTGGTGCTCCCATGTCAGCATGCTTAGGTGGTGAGTTATCTCCTTCTTTAGTTAATCTTACACACTTGGAGTACTTGAACCTGAGTGGCCGCACTATCCGAGGTATTCCCATCCCAAGTTTCATAGGTTCACTCAAGAAGTTGAGGTACCTTGATCTCTCCCACTCGGGTTTTGTGGGAATGGTACCTCCTCATCTTGGAAATCTATCAGAACTGATCTATCTTGATCTGTCGACTACATATTCAGATATGTGGGTTTCAGATTTAAGGTGGCTCTCTGGCCTCTCTTCTTTGCGATTTCTGGGTTTAGAAATGTTGAACCTTAGCCAGGCCACAGATCATTGGGTTCATGCTATTAATACGCTTCCTTCACTATTAGAGTTGCACTTTTCTTTTTGTGAACTTCATGGCAGCCTCCCCCAGTCTCTACCTCATCTAAATTTGACGTCACTTTTGGTCATTGATCTCTCATCCAACGAATTTCAATCTTCATTACCTCAATGGCTATTTAATATTAGTACCCTTGTGACTGTAGATTTTTCTAGTACTGGATTTACTGGCTCCATTCCGGATGTTTCGTTGCTTAAGGACTTGGAAACTCTAGAACTGCAGCGAAACTCACTCTCTGGTCCATTTCCAACATCAATTGGAAATCTGTTACATTTGCAGTCCTTGCACCTTTCAGAAAACTCTATCTCTGGTTCACTCCCAGCATCGATAGGAAACCTTGTCCAGTTGGAAATTATGGACCTCTCAAAAAACAAACTTTCCGGTCCACTTCCGACATCAATAGGAAATATTTTCCATTTAGATTCTTTGGACCTTTCAGAAAACTCAATCTCCGGTTCACTTCCAATATCAATAGGAAATCTATTACAGTTGAGGACCCTAGACCTTTCACAAAACACAATCTCTGGTCCACTCCCAGCATCAATAGGAAATCTGGTCCAGTTGGAAACTTTGAAACTCTCAAAAAACAAACTTTCCGGTCCACTTCCTATGTCAGTAGGAAATCTGTCACACTTGAATAGCCTTGACCTTTCCTCCAACATGATCAATGGTAGCATTCCAACCAGTATTGGACAACTTACAAAATTAACTACCCTGAATCTCTTGTCTAATCATTGGGAGGGCACCATAAGTGAAAGTCATTTTGAGAACCTCACAAGACTGGCCGACCTTAAATTATCATCAAAGTCTCTGGTTTTCAACGTCAGTCAGGAATGGATTCCATCCTTCAATACATCTTTCATCACTATCCAGGATTGCCAATTTGTAAGTCCTACATTTCCAGCATGGCTTCGAAGCCAGTTCATTGCTTATATAGTTCTTTCAAATGTAGGAATTTCCGATACAATACCTGAGTGGTTTTGGAGGAACTCCCCACACATGAGTTGGTTGGATCTCTCCAATAACCAATTAAGAGGAAAGCTTCCTAACTTGAAACATTTTGAGGCCTAtgttaatttgaaaaacaacTACTTAGAGGGCTCCGTTCCACTTTGGCCAAATGTAACATACCTGAAGTTAGGAGGCAATAGATTTTCAGGAACAATTCCGTCCAACATTGGCCAGGAGATGTTAAAACTAATTAGCCTAGATCTGTCTAGGAATAGTCTAAGTGGTAGCATTCCCCGTTCACTCACTAAACTGAAGAGTTTGACTTCTATTGATCTCTCAAGGAACTACTTATCCGGAAGTATTCCTAAGAATTGGAATGGTTCAGGAGTTGAGACTATAGATTTTTCCAATAACAATCTATCTGGTCAATTCCCGCCAAACTTGTGCTCTCAGCAACCTTCACTTTTCTGGTTGAGATTAAGTAACAACAATCTTTCTGGGGATCTTGGATCGtccttgcaaaactgtcaaaacTTATATACACTCGATCTTGGAGGGAACAAATTCTCTGGAGTCATACCACAATGGATTGGACAAGACCTACAATCCTTGCATCTTTTACTTCTCGGAGAGAACAAGTTCACCGGAAGCATTCCTCACCAACTGTGCGCTCTCTCTCGTCTTCATGCTCTAGACCTTTCCCATAATAAATTATCAGGCTCTATCCCTAGATGTCTTGGTAATTTGACACAGTTGACGAATTCAGGTGGCATGCCCCAGCCATTTCCCTCTCTTGAAGACACACCGGACATGGAGCCATGGCATATTGATCTGGACCCGAAAGGCGTCGAATATGAGTACACTACTATTCTACCCCTTGTAAACACCATTGATCTCTCAGGCAATAACCTATCCGGAGAAATACCAGAAGAGATGAGAAGCCTCTCCACCTTGGGCAGCTTGAACTTATCTCGGAATATTTTGACAGGAAAGATACCAAAGGATATGGGAAGCTTGAAGCAGCTGCAAACTCTCGACCTCTCTTGTAACCATATTCACGGTTCAATTCCTACAAGCATGACCTATATGACTTCGCTGAGCAAGATGAACTTGTCATATAATGACTTGTCTGGGCCAATCCCATCTACTAATCAATTCCACACCTTCAATGATCCATCACTATTTGaaggaaacttgggactttgtggCGCTCCATTGCCAACTCAGTGCTCAACATCCCCTAATGGGAATCCAGAAGtcgaagaagatgaagacgaAGAAGGTGGGTCTGAAAAGATATGGTTCTACGTGATCGCTGCGATGGGGTTCATTCTGGGATTTTGGGCTGTTTTCGGCAGTTTAGTGCTGAAGAGGTCATGGAGACATGCATATTTCAAGCTTGTTGACAAAATGAAAGATAGGCTCGTTGTGGTAATCACACTGAAATGGATGGCTTGTCTACAAAGAATGACCAAACAAGAAAGACAACAATGA
- the LOC126786881 gene encoding putative F-box/LRR-repeat protein 23: MAMVLMVDSAQMIVIGACDTFLCRSSGIKRLRLVSSYHLSDEGLIEVASKLSLLEELDISLCKNLSHKPVKVLGRSCPLLKSFKLNEKWHKYSDDFFEEIIDDDEPWSKDDDALAIAETMHGLHHLQLFGNQLTNVGLMAILDSCPHLESLDLRYCFNLNLEGDLGRRCKEKIRKVLLPTDSIADYGLMPSTDWQSPRPISPPSPKHWAFWEWD, encoded by the exons ATGGCTATGGTGCTTATGGTTGATTCTGCTCAGATGATAGTGATTG GTGCTTGTGATACATTTTTATGCAG GTCAAGTGGAATCAAACGCCTAAGACTTGTAAGTTCTTATCACCTATCTGATGAGGGTCTGATTGAAGTTGCATCAAAACTTTCGCTTTTAGAGGAACTTGACATCTCATTATGCAAAAATCTGTCACATAAACCTGTGAAAGTGCTTGGACGCTCTTGCCCACTTTTGAAGTCattcaaattgaatgaaaaatgGCACAAATATTCGGACGACTTTTTTGAAGAGATTATAGACGATGATGAGCCGTGGAGTAAAGATGACGATGCACTAGCTATAGCAGAAACGATGCATGGGTTACACCACCTGCAGCTTTTTGGGAATCAGCTGACCAATGTTGGATTAATGGCAATTCTTGATAGTTGTCCTCATCTCGAGTCTCTTGATCTTCGCTATTGTTTTAATCTTAATCTGGAGGGAGATTTGGGAAGAAGATGCaaagaaaaaattagaaaagtaTTGCTTCCCACAGATTCAATTGCTGATTATGGATTAATGCCTTCTACAGATTGGCAATCTCCCAGACCGATTAGTCCCCCGTCACCTAAACACTGGGCATTCTGGGAGTGGGACTGA